A stretch of the Porifericola rhodea genome encodes the following:
- a CDS encoding NAD(P)/FAD-dependent oxidoreductase — MSKKVIVCGGGAAGFFAAINIAEKHPDYQVSLLEKSSKVLSKVKISGGGRCNVTNARHQASELVKFYPRGQKKLHRLFKSFTTKDMVDWLDAHGVATHTEEDLRMFPRSNNSQTIIDCFMQAAQQSRVQLKTNCGLSTFEQSKEGWTVHTTQNESLFADVLVIATGSAASVWKKLGALGLLVERAVPSLFTFNIQDPRLEGLSGMSFSEVSARVSGTKLEDQGPLLITHWGLSGSAVLKLSAWGARWMEEQKYRFSVQINFLPDYNFDQFRAYLDRYKAEHPKRMVKNFSLEAVPNRYWERLLKYLEIQPEMPFAELPKKQLNKLCVELTQATFDVKGKSTFKEEFVTCGGVALSEVDLKKMEAKSYPNLFFCGEVLDIDALTGGFNFQSCWSTAWQVSSSV, encoded by the coding sequence TTGAGTAAAAAAGTAATCGTGTGTGGGGGAGGGGCTGCTGGCTTTTTCGCTGCCATTAATATTGCCGAAAAGCACCCTGACTATCAGGTTAGCCTACTGGAAAAAAGCAGCAAAGTCCTTAGCAAAGTAAAAATCTCCGGAGGGGGAAGGTGCAATGTAACCAACGCTCGCCATCAGGCTTCTGAGCTGGTAAAGTTTTATCCTCGTGGCCAAAAAAAGCTACATCGGCTCTTTAAAAGTTTTACCACAAAAGATATGGTAGACTGGCTGGATGCTCATGGTGTAGCTACCCATACTGAGGAAGACCTGCGAATGTTTCCTCGCAGTAACAATTCTCAAACTATCATTGATTGTTTTATGCAGGCGGCACAACAGTCGCGAGTACAACTAAAAACAAATTGTGGACTAAGTACTTTTGAACAAAGCAAAGAGGGTTGGACGGTGCATACTACACAGAATGAGTCATTATTTGCTGATGTACTGGTAATTGCTACCGGCTCGGCTGCGTCGGTCTGGAAAAAGCTGGGTGCACTCGGGCTTCTGGTAGAAAGAGCAGTACCTTCTCTGTTTACTTTCAACATACAGGACCCGCGACTGGAAGGACTCTCCGGTATGAGCTTCTCTGAGGTGAGTGCCAGGGTAAGTGGAACCAAACTGGAAGATCAGGGGCCGCTTTTGATCACGCACTGGGGACTGAGCGGTTCGGCAGTACTCAAGCTATCAGCCTGGGGTGCCCGGTGGATGGAAGAGCAAAAATATCGGTTTAGCGTACAGATCAATTTTCTGCCCGACTACAATTTTGATCAGTTTAGGGCATATCTGGACCGCTATAAGGCAGAGCACCCTAAACGTATGGTCAAGAATTTTAGTCTGGAGGCTGTGCCCAATCGTTATTGGGAAAGGCTTCTAAAGTACCTGGAAATACAGCCTGAAATGCCATTTGCTGAGCTACCCAAAAAGCAGTTGAACAAACTATGTGTAGAGCTTACCCAGGCTACTTTTGATGTAAAAGGAAAAAGCACTTTTAAAGAAGAGTTTGTGACCTGCGGAGGCGTTGCACTTTCGGAGGTTGACCTCAAAAAAATGGAAGCAAAGTCTTATCCTAATCTGTTTTTTTGTGGAGAAGTACTTGATATTGATGCCCTCACCGGAGGCTTCAACTTTCAGTCATGCTGGTCTACTGCCTGGCAGGTCTCTTCATCGGTATAG
- a CDS encoding transglycosylase domain-containing protein, giving the protein MRLFRRAVFVTALFLVLLFTYYTVIVLKARDETPRIVQKVLDSERIKLQLADFSERQMAILLSVQDPNFYEHKGIDLQTPGAGKTTLAQGLCKFYYFDEFKRGWDKVKLMLITRFAFDPLVPKDTQMLLFINEVYLGSYKGRSIKGFEEAAHVYFDKTFSELNEEEYISLVAMIRRPDGHHIKKKPQAHELRVTRVHKFLRGEYIPQDNSDQFYDRN; this is encoded by the coding sequence ATGCGATTGTTTAGAAGAGCTGTATTTGTTACAGCATTATTTCTGGTATTGCTGTTTACGTACTATACCGTTATAGTACTTAAGGCAAGAGATGAAACACCTCGTATCGTACAGAAGGTGCTGGATTCTGAACGTATCAAATTGCAGCTTGCTGACTTTTCTGAACGACAGATGGCCATACTGCTCTCTGTACAGGATCCTAATTTTTATGAGCACAAAGGTATAGACCTGCAAACCCCTGGTGCAGGAAAAACTACATTGGCGCAGGGCCTCTGCAAATTCTATTATTTTGATGAGTTTAAGAGGGGGTGGGATAAAGTCAAGCTTATGCTCATTACCCGCTTTGCTTTTGACCCACTAGTACCTAAAGATACTCAGATGCTCCTTTTCATCAATGAAGTTTATTTGGGGAGCTATAAAGGACGTAGCATCAAAGGTTTTGAAGAGGCCGCACATGTTTACTTTGACAAAACTTTTTCTGAGCTCAACGAAGAAGAATACATCTCACTGGTAGCCATGATTAGGCGACCGGATGGTCATCACATCAAAAAGAAACCCCAGGCGCACGAATTAAGAGTAACTCGTGTTCACAAATTTCTGCGGGGCGAATATATTCCTCAGGACAATAGCGATCAGTTTTATGATCGTAACTGA
- a CDS encoding phosphoribosylpyrophosphate synthetase — MKSYDTLQEAIKGLKEDGFAHDFNLEKDKIYCKNLNMFYKPKEFEVVETYRFEGMTNPDDNEVLYAIVTSVGDKGILVDAYGTYAESISPEMLEKLRFKYE, encoded by the coding sequence ATGAAAAGCTATGACACATTACAGGAAGCCATCAAAGGACTGAAGGAAGATGGTTTTGCCCACGACTTCAACCTGGAAAAAGACAAAATTTACTGCAAGAACCTTAATATGTTCTACAAACCCAAAGAGTTTGAGGTGGTAGAAACCTATCGCTTTGAGGGCATGACGAATCCCGACGATAATGAGGTGCTTTACGCTATCGTAACCAGCGTGGGCGACAAAGGTATTTTGGTAGATGCCTACGGAACTTATGCGGAGAGCATTTCCCCAGAGATGCTGGAAAAGCTCAGGTTTAAGTACGAATAG
- a CDS encoding sterol desaturase family protein translates to MEALIEYFTNVPTSFRASLLIGGIVFFWILEGVLPLYRFQYQKVKHAGINLFFTLTTMIIGFGLAGALLWAADYSSSQQIGLLHIWQLPLWAQVVLGILLLDLIGAYFIHWLEHKVRWMWKFHLIHHSDTTVDVTTGLRHHPGETVFRIAFTILAVLVIGAPIGIVMLYQSLSVLFAHLTHANVNMPKGVDRALSYVFITPNMHKVHHHYKQPLTDSNYGNIFAFWDKMFGTFRQVEDSKTLTYGIDTHMKAEENDRLGNLLGIPFQPYRKAEELEAEQIFEVEHQPTTQVNSL, encoded by the coding sequence ATGGAAGCCCTTATTGAATATTTCACCAATGTCCCTACCTCATTTCGCGCCTCACTACTCATTGGCGGCATTGTATTCTTCTGGATACTGGAAGGTGTGCTCCCACTATACCGTTTCCAATACCAAAAGGTAAAACATGCCGGCATCAATCTCTTTTTTACACTAACTACTATGATTATTGGGTTTGGGCTGGCAGGTGCTCTATTGTGGGCAGCAGACTATAGCTCATCGCAACAAATAGGCCTTTTACATATATGGCAGTTGCCTCTCTGGGCTCAGGTAGTTTTGGGAATATTGTTGCTAGACTTAATAGGAGCTTACTTTATTCACTGGCTGGAGCATAAGGTCAGGTGGATGTGGAAGTTTCATCTGATACACCATAGCGATACTACAGTAGATGTAACTACTGGCCTACGTCATCACCCCGGCGAAACAGTATTTCGGATTGCGTTCACTATTCTCGCAGTACTCGTTATTGGTGCACCTATCGGAATAGTGATGCTCTACCAAAGCCTGTCGGTGCTCTTCGCTCACCTTACCCATGCTAACGTAAATATGCCTAAAGGTGTAGACCGGGCTTTGTCATATGTCTTTATTACACCTAATATGCATAAAGTGCACCACCACTATAAGCAGCCGCTTACCGACTCTAACTACGGTAATATCTTTGCCTTCTGGGATAAAATGTTCGGAACTTTTAGACAGGTTGAAGACAGCAAAACTCTTACCTACGGCATAGATACCCACATGAAGGCAGAAGAAAACGACAGGCTTGGCAATCTGTTAGGCATTCCCTTTCAGCCCTATCGGAAAGCAGAAGAGTTGGAAGCAGAACAAATTTTTGAGGTTGAGCATCAACCGACTACTCAAGTTAATAGCTTATAA
- a CDS encoding arylsulfatase encodes MNYFPKEIVFGLFSSFLLFACSPSSEKSIAQEEERPNIILISADDLGWSDLGCYGSEVHTPHLDSLAQNGMRFTSFYNTSKCFPSRASLLTGVYAQDCGYSKTHTNKISNAVTLGEVLQEAGYRTYWSGKHHGKENPYERGFHHYYGLKDGACNHFNPGLQREGEPAPAQKRNDRAWCIDSAMYQPYTPEAQDFYTTDYFTNYALTYLDEAKDQQQPFFLYLAYTAPHDPLMAWPEDIKKYEGKYDEGYEAIRKKRYQKQQELGLISDRHTLSQPSFDAWSSLSEEEKKEESRKMEVYAAMIDRMDQNIGRLLSRLRAHELDKNTIIFFVSDNGASAEVVNLQSDDDEAEIGTMARWVSLGENWANVSNTPFRYYKNYSYEGGINTPFIAYWPEQIESGSFSDQPGHLVDFMATLVDVAQAEYPASYQGEQITPMRGQSLLPALAGQTIERKAPIYWQWSRGRAMRWNEWKLVKQGLDREWDLYHIENDPTETNNMAETYPEIVHELDSMYQQWWSQYEELAQASK; translated from the coding sequence ATGAATTATTTTCCTAAAGAGATTGTCTTCGGTCTCTTCTCCAGCTTTCTTTTGTTTGCGTGCAGCCCCTCCTCCGAAAAAAGTATTGCTCAGGAGGAAGAGCGCCCTAATATCATCCTGATCAGTGCGGATGACCTCGGGTGGTCAGACCTGGGCTGCTACGGCAGCGAAGTGCATACCCCTCATCTGGACTCCCTGGCGCAAAACGGTATGCGTTTTACCAGCTTCTACAATACTTCTAAATGTTTTCCATCAAGGGCTAGCTTGCTTACTGGCGTATACGCGCAAGATTGCGGTTACAGTAAAACACATACTAACAAGATAAGTAATGCGGTAACTCTGGGCGAGGTTTTGCAGGAGGCTGGCTACCGTACTTACTGGTCGGGCAAACATCATGGTAAAGAAAACCCTTATGAGCGAGGTTTTCATCATTACTATGGCCTGAAGGATGGTGCCTGTAATCATTTTAACCCTGGTTTGCAGCGTGAAGGTGAGCCAGCACCCGCTCAGAAAAGAAACGATCGTGCCTGGTGTATTGATAGTGCTATGTATCAGCCTTACACCCCGGAAGCTCAGGACTTTTACACCACAGATTACTTTACCAATTATGCACTTACTTATCTGGATGAGGCTAAAGACCAGCAACAACCCTTTTTTCTATACCTGGCTTATACTGCTCCGCATGATCCTCTGATGGCCTGGCCGGAAGACATCAAAAAGTATGAGGGTAAATATGATGAGGGCTATGAAGCTATAAGAAAAAAGAGATACCAAAAGCAGCAGGAGCTGGGCCTGATCAGCGATAGACATACCTTGTCACAACCCAGCTTTGATGCCTGGAGTAGTTTAAGTGAAGAGGAGAAAAAGGAAGAAAGCAGAAAAATGGAAGTTTATGCTGCTATGATTGATCGCATGGACCAGAATATTGGCAGATTGCTGAGCAGGCTCCGAGCGCATGAACTGGATAAAAATACGATCATCTTCTTTGTGTCGGACAATGGAGCTTCAGCAGAAGTAGTAAACCTTCAGTCGGATGATGATGAGGCGGAAATAGGAACAATGGCTCGTTGGGTATCTTTGGGTGAAAACTGGGCAAATGTGAGCAATACGCCCTTTCGTTATTACAAAAACTATAGCTATGAGGGCGGCATTAACACTCCTTTTATTGCTTACTGGCCGGAGCAAATAGAGTCTGGAAGCTTTTCTGATCAGCCCGGACATCTGGTAGATTTTATGGCTACCCTGGTGGATGTAGCCCAGGCCGAATATCCGGCAAGCTATCAAGGTGAGCAGATAACTCCCATGAGAGGACAAAGTCTGCTGCCAGCACTGGCAGGACAAACTATTGAACGAAAGGCTCCTATTTACTGGCAGTGGAGCAGGGGGCGGGCTATGCGATGGAATGAGTGGAAACTAGTAAAGCAGGGGTTGGATCGGGAGTGGGACCTTTATCATATCGAGAACGACCCTACCGAAACGAATAATATGGCTGAAACCTATCCTGAAATTGTTCATGAGCTAGATAGTATGTATCAGCAATGGTGGTCGCAATACGAAGAGCTAGCACAAGCATCAAAATAA
- a CDS encoding MBL fold metallo-hydrolase codes for MRIHHFRNASMLLDAGKHQILIDPMLGPKGSMPTFTFFRFKAQKNPIVPFPEGARPLLNRVTHCLITHLHPDHLDAEGEQFLRERQIPVYCSVKDESALRKKGLHVVQTIDYWKKSDFLGGKIEGIPARHGYGFIAKPMGNVMGYYLELPEQPSLYLSADTIYTEAVKKVLSDYQPKLSVVACGSARLDVFKPLLMTVEDIVRFVRDAPHQVLANHLEALNHCPTSRQQLKQRLEQEGLVSKVYIPADGESISLA; via the coding sequence ATGAGAATACATCATTTCAGAAATGCGAGCATGCTCCTGGATGCGGGAAAACATCAGATACTGATAGACCCTATGCTGGGGCCAAAGGGAAGCATGCCTACTTTTACTTTTTTTCGCTTCAAAGCACAAAAGAACCCTATTGTTCCTTTTCCTGAAGGTGCGCGCCCTTTGCTAAATCGGGTAACTCACTGCCTGATTACCCACCTCCACCCAGATCATCTGGATGCAGAAGGTGAGCAGTTTCTACGGGAGAGGCAGATTCCTGTTTACTGTAGTGTAAAAGATGAAAGTGCCCTTCGTAAAAAAGGGTTGCATGTGGTGCAGACCATAGATTACTGGAAGAAATCGGACTTTCTGGGAGGTAAGATAGAAGGTATACCTGCCAGGCATGGGTATGGTTTTATTGCGAAGCCCATGGGCAATGTGATGGGCTACTATCTGGAACTACCGGAACAACCCAGCCTTTACCTGAGTGCCGATACTATCTATACCGAAGCAGTCAAAAAAGTGCTAAGCGACTATCAGCCCAAGCTTAGCGTAGTGGCCTGTGGCAGTGCCCGGCTGGATGTGTTTAAGCCACTACTAATGACAGTAGAAGATATTGTCCGTTTTGTAAGAGATGCTCCTCATCAGGTGCTGGCAAACCACCTGGAAGCGCTTAACCATTGCCCTACCAGCCGTCAGCAGCTAAAACAAAGACTAGAGCAGGAGGGACTGGTTTCTAAGGTGTATATTCCTGCCGATGGGGAGTCTATCAGCTTGGCCTAG
- a CDS encoding Crp/Fnr family transcriptional regulator: MATTDKIQQFFDTDYPLNHEGVSELIASFELKHIPKHSILLSQGAYDQKLRFLNEGVVRDYYAGSRKETNINFYTRPQFITDFSSFINQVPTQKNQESLTDIEVLELGNDRFGELMEKYSCGRNFITLTFQRLLRTKELFEYNRMTKEPEELYRELLIYKAHWLQELPQYHIASYLGITPETLSRIRKRIS; this comes from the coding sequence ATGGCTACAACAGATAAAATTCAGCAATTTTTTGATACGGATTATCCGCTCAACCACGAGGGGGTAAGTGAACTAATCGCTTCATTTGAGCTTAAACACATACCTAAGCATAGCATTCTGCTGTCGCAAGGTGCGTACGACCAAAAGTTGCGTTTTCTGAACGAAGGCGTGGTAAGAGACTATTACGCAGGCAGTAGAAAAGAAACGAACATCAACTTTTATACCCGCCCACAGTTTATTACCGATTTTTCGTCATTTATCAATCAGGTTCCTACCCAAAAGAACCAGGAAAGCCTGACGGATATAGAAGTATTGGAGCTGGGTAATGACCGTTTTGGTGAACTGATGGAGAAGTACAGCTGCGGACGTAACTTTATCACTCTCACCTTTCAAAGGTTGTTGCGTACCAAAGAGCTTTTTGAGTACAACCGTATGACAAAAGAGCCGGAAGAGCTGTATCGGGAACTGCTGATCTATAAAGCACATTGGTTGCAGGAGCTTCCCCAGTATCATATTGCTTCTTATTTAGGCATTACTCCCGAAACTCTTAGCCGTATCCGCAAGCGGATTTCTTGA
- a CDS encoding NAD(P)-dependent alcohol dehydrogenase, giving the protein MKTAEQTLPTIANSRSYMQAMCYDKYKGIEALELRKVEQPQPKAHEVLIRVHATSINSWDWDLLRGSPFIVRMDGLFKPGHKVLGADVAGRVEAVGSQVKSFSPGDEVYGDLSSYHWGGFAEYVCADASLLALKSKVMSFEEAAAIPQAGVLALQGLRDFGEIKAGQQVLINGAGGGVGTFAVQLARYYEVEVIAVDNGAKLNLARRLGADMVMDGEHLDYCRIGKPYDLILDPVANKHMRAYAAALKAKGIFVLVGGASNTILQAFSLGQWISWQGSKKIRLLMHKPKAQDLEYMNVLYEAGVVKPVIDRVYPLHQLREAFRYYVSGRVMGKIGIRVQ; this is encoded by the coding sequence ATGAAAACGGCAGAACAGACACTTCCTACCATAGCTAACAGTAGAAGCTACATGCAAGCCATGTGTTATGATAAGTATAAGGGAATAGAGGCGCTAGAACTAAGGAAGGTAGAGCAGCCTCAGCCTAAAGCTCACGAAGTACTCATAAGGGTGCATGCCACATCTATTAACTCCTGGGACTGGGACTTACTCAGAGGCTCCCCATTTATAGTGCGTATGGATGGACTCTTTAAGCCGGGGCATAAAGTTTTGGGTGCGGATGTAGCAGGCAGGGTAGAGGCAGTAGGGAGTCAGGTGAAAAGCTTTAGCCCCGGAGATGAGGTCTACGGTGATCTTTCTTCCTACCATTGGGGCGGCTTCGCTGAATACGTGTGTGCCGATGCAAGCCTGCTGGCTCTTAAGTCTAAAGTAATGAGCTTTGAAGAAGCGGCGGCTATTCCGCAAGCCGGAGTGCTTGCCCTACAGGGTTTACGAGACTTTGGAGAGATTAAAGCAGGGCAGCAGGTACTTATTAATGGCGCCGGTGGAGGTGTAGGTACCTTTGCTGTGCAGCTTGCCAGGTATTATGAGGTAGAGGTAATCGCTGTAGATAATGGTGCTAAACTGAACCTGGCCCGTCGGCTGGGTGCGGATATGGTCATGGATGGTGAACACCTTGACTACTGCCGTATAGGCAAACCCTACGACCTTATTTTAGACCCTGTAGCAAATAAACATATGCGGGCCTATGCTGCTGCTTTAAAAGCAAAAGGAATATTTGTGTTGGTAGGAGGTGCCAGCAATACTATTCTACAAGCTTTTAGCCTGGGCCAGTGGATCTCCTGGCAAGGTAGCAAAAAGATCAGGCTGCTCATGCACAAACCAAAAGCACAGGACTTAGAATACATGAATGTGCTATATGAGGCAGGTGTTGTAAAACCAGTAATTGATCGTGTGTACCCACTACACCAGCTCAGAGAAGCCTTTCGGTATTATGTGTCGGGTAGGGTAATGGGCAAAATTGGGATCCGTGTGCAATAG
- a CDS encoding VOC family protein yields MENNEPKVTGIGGIFFRSKDPSSTRAWYAQHLGLAMTDYGSSFEFRNAHRPDEINYLQWSAFEETTDYFDPSEKEFMINYRVQNIEALVAKLKEEGVNVVDDIVEYDYGKFVHLMDPEGNKIELWEPKDSVFTKMGGPTTK; encoded by the coding sequence ATGGAAAACAATGAGCCAAAAGTAACAGGAATTGGCGGAATCTTCTTCCGGTCTAAAGACCCCAGTTCTACGAGAGCGTGGTATGCACAGCATCTGGGCTTGGCCATGACAGACTACGGTTCCTCCTTTGAGTTTAGAAATGCCCATCGGCCAGATGAGATCAACTATTTACAATGGAGCGCCTTTGAGGAAACTACCGACTATTTTGATCCTTCTGAGAAAGAGTTTATGATAAACTACAGAGTGCAAAATATAGAAGCGCTGGTAGCAAAGTTAAAAGAAGAAGGCGTAAATGTGGTAGATGATATAGTTGAATATGATTACGGTAAGTTTGTTCACCTCATGGACCCCGAAGGCAATAAGATTGAACTGTGGGAGCCTAAAGATAGTGTCTTCACCAAAATGGGTGGGCCTACCACCAAGTAA
- a CDS encoding HAEPLYID family protein, translated as MNIRIILLMVALALYQTLYAQSEMLASDSLSLAPQEQAELLPDKVLHAEPLYIDLIRDLGARKGEKEWNIGLGLTDNLRYDSYEALVEYEFAPIDRLGLEVELPFSFHSSLRGTPRDSIDANRLESLKVAAQWTFLVKKEWATSMALGYIHEFELSDFRSFARPLLTGNKYNPFLVVAKRWGTNFHSLIYTGPQITDHFHEDKMLFSYDLNTSVHYMISHSRNFIGIEFNKTFREHDFDMTIRPQMRLAIMDNLMIGIVGGIPIFRENERMSSFVRLIWEPGHRKH; from the coding sequence ATGAATATTAGAATAATATTGCTAATGGTGGCATTGGCATTATATCAGACTTTGTATGCCCAGTCTGAAATGCTGGCGAGCGATAGCCTTTCTCTAGCCCCGCAGGAACAGGCCGAGCTGCTACCAGATAAAGTTTTGCACGCCGAACCTCTCTACATTGACCTGATTCGGGATCTGGGTGCCCGAAAAGGAGAAAAAGAGTGGAATATAGGTTTGGGGCTAACCGATAACCTTCGCTACGACAGCTATGAAGCTTTGGTAGAGTACGAATTTGCTCCGATAGACCGCCTGGGACTGGAAGTAGAGCTGCCTTTTAGCTTTCATTCATCGCTACGGGGCACGCCAAGAGATTCTATAGATGCCAACCGGCTGGAGAGTTTGAAAGTGGCGGCTCAATGGACTTTTCTGGTCAAAAAAGAATGGGCAACCTCTATGGCCTTGGGCTATATCCATGAGTTTGAGCTTTCAGACTTCAGGAGTTTTGCCAGGCCCCTCCTGACAGGTAATAAGTACAATCCCTTTTTAGTAGTAGCTAAACGCTGGGGTACTAATTTTCACTCTCTAATCTATACGGGGCCACAGATTACAGATCATTTTCATGAAGATAAAATGCTGTTTAGCTACGATCTTAACACCAGTGTCCATTACATGATTAGCCATAGCAGAAACTTTATAGGAATAGAGTTTAACAAAACTTTTCGTGAGCATGATTTTGATATGACAATCAGACCACAAATGCGATTGGCGATCATGGATAACCTGATGATTGGCATAGTAGGGGGCATTCCTATCTTCAGAGAGAACGAGAGGATGAGCTCCTTCGTACGCCTGATTTGGGAACCTGGACACCGCAAACATTAG
- a CDS encoding Ppx/GppA phosphatase family protein has translation MKIAAIDIGTNSIHMVIAKVSHNHNIQIIDREKEMVKLGVGVFATNRLSERAFQQGLETIKRYVQLADQRGADEIITAATSAIREAHNGGEFLHELVSATGISPETISGSKEARLIFKAVRNEIALKGKNAMVIDIGGGSTEITVGNEQDILMGKSMKLGVLRLLDMFNGEDKVGGEALGVLEAHIRFVARQIIAEAKELGFSRIIGTSGTIRTLGEAAHIAAGGKPMKSVNAEVVKREDLESLTKQLLKMNVEKRAAVNGIGDKRADAIHLGGVLLVQLLQMADAKEITLCDASLREGLILDYLDHHAQAISEFPEAPDLRHRSAFQLAHQFNVDWEQKNHVAYLALQLFRQTKKIHKLGDFEQDILEYAALLHSVGQYIRFERYHKHSRYIIAHAGLRGFNDEEILLISQVARYHRKAEPKKKHKKFRRLSKEQRHTVKVLSGILRVAVSLDRTKNQLVKQLHCKLSKGKLEIQLAGQADNMKLELWATRRHLDPLAKVLHKDISIEAVPVQE, from the coding sequence ATGAAAATAGCCGCTATAGATATTGGTACCAACTCCATCCATATGGTAATCGCCAAGGTGAGCCACAATCATAACATTCAGATCATTGACCGCGAAAAGGAAATGGTAAAGTTGGGAGTAGGAGTGTTTGCGACTAATCGTCTCAGTGAGCGAGCCTTTCAGCAGGGACTGGAAACTATTAAGCGATATGTGCAGCTGGCCGACCAGAGAGGGGCTGATGAGATAATTACCGCTGCCACCAGTGCCATCAGAGAGGCACATAATGGAGGGGAATTCCTGCACGAACTGGTAAGTGCTACCGGAATCTCTCCCGAAACAATCTCCGGAAGCAAGGAAGCCCGGCTAATCTTTAAAGCAGTACGCAATGAGATTGCCCTCAAGGGTAAAAACGCTATGGTGATAGATATCGGAGGAGGAAGCACCGAGATCACAGTAGGGAACGAGCAGGATATACTTATGGGCAAGAGCATGAAGCTAGGCGTGCTGCGTCTGCTGGATATGTTTAATGGTGAAGATAAAGTAGGAGGAGAAGCCCTGGGAGTTCTGGAGGCTCATATTCGTTTTGTAGCCAGGCAGATTATTGCCGAAGCCAAAGAACTGGGCTTTAGCCGTATCATAGGAACTTCAGGGACCATACGTACATTAGGCGAGGCAGCACATATTGCAGCCGGTGGCAAGCCTATGAAATCCGTCAATGCGGAGGTGGTTAAAAGAGAAGACCTGGAAAGCCTGACCAAACAGCTGCTTAAAATGAACGTAGAGAAGCGTGCTGCGGTCAATGGGATAGGAGATAAAAGGGCAGATGCTATACATCTGGGTGGTGTGCTTCTGGTACAACTCTTGCAAATGGCTGATGCCAAAGAGATTACTCTATGCGATGCTTCGCTGCGCGAAGGCCTGATACTGGACTATCTGGACCACCATGCGCAGGCTATCAGCGAGTTTCCTGAAGCCCCGGACCTCCGACACAGGAGCGCCTTCCAGCTGGCTCATCAGTTTAATGTAGACTGGGAGCAGAAAAACCATGTGGCCTATCTGGCCTTACAGCTCTTTAGGCAAACAAAAAAAATACATAAGCTGGGAGACTTTGAGCAGGACATCCTGGAATATGCTGCCCTGCTGCACAGTGTAGGTCAGTACATACGTTTTGAGCGTTACCATAAGCACTCTCGTTATATCATTGCCCATGCCGGACTCAGAGGCTTCAACGATGAAGAAATACTGCTGATCAGTCAGGTGGCACGCTACCATCGGAAGGCAGAGCCTAAAAAGAAGCATAAAAAGTTCAGGCGCCTTAGCAAAGAGCAGCGCCATACCGTAAAAGTGCTATCTGGCATATTGCGGGTAGCAGTAAGTCTGGATCGTACCAAGAACCAATTAGTTAAACAGTTGCATTGCAAACTAAGCAAGGGCAAGCTGGAGATACAGCTGGCCGGGCAGGCCGATAATATGAAGCTGGAACTCTGGGCAACACGGCGCCATCTGGACCCTCTGGCCAAAGTCCTTCACAAGGATATTAGCATAGAAGCCGTACCGGTACAGGAATAA
- the tpx gene encoding thiol peroxidase: protein MANITLKGNPIHTLGDLPAVGEKAPDFELVKNDLSRVSLKDFHGSKVVLNIFPSVDTSTCAASVREFNKRIDELDNTVVLCISKDLPFAQARFCGAEGIESAVMLSDFAKGEFGKNYHLEITDGPLAGLHSRAVVVLDEEGRVVYKEQVDEIVNEPKYEEALAALK from the coding sequence ATGGCTAACATTACATTAAAAGGCAATCCTATTCACACCCTGGGCGACCTACCGGCGGTAGGAGAAAAGGCTCCTGACTTTGAACTGGTTAAGAACGACCTTTCTCGTGTATCTCTTAAAGATTTTCATGGGTCTAAAGTAGTACTGAATATTTTTCCTAGCGTAGACACTTCTACCTGTGCCGCATCGGTAAGGGAGTTCAACAAAAGAATTGATGAGCTGGATAACACAGTGGTGCTTTGTATATCCAAAGATTTACCCTTTGCTCAGGCACGTTTCTGCGGTGCGGAAGGTATAGAAAGCGCGGTGATGCTATCGGACTTTGCCAAAGGAGAATTCGGTAAAAACTACCACCTGGAAATTACCGATGGTCCGCTTGCCGGATTGCACTCTCGTGCGGTAGTAGTGCTGGATGAAGAAGGCAGAGTGGTGTACAAAGAGCAGGTAGACGAAATTGTAAACGAACCCAAGTACGAAGAAGCCCTGGCAGCTCTTAAATAA